In Magnetospirillum sp. XM-1, a single window of DNA contains:
- a CDS encoding glycosyltransferase family 39 protein codes for MERLTGGIRPYLLLSLLSVFLYLPGLVALPPMDRDESRFIQATRQMLETGDYVRIQFQQEMRAKKPVGAYWLQAASVSLFSDKASKAVWPYRLPSALSAWAAVLMTFAFGQYLFGRQVALLGAALLASSLILVSEAHQAKTDAIMLATAVAAQGALARIYLGARGTAAVPGPLVALVFWVAIGASILIKGPVIPAISILTILALGFADKQWAWLVGLRPFTGLIVASSIAAPWFVAISNATGGAFVGEAVKGDLLPKLLGAQESHGGWPGTYLALAAVILWPGSLLLWPSLTAAWKVRLRPEIRFCLAWIIPAWVMFEIVPTKLPHYVLPTFPALALLMAVAVVGRAPDLLSRPAKVWYGIWCLIGLVLAAAVVVAPQQFAISFPVMSIPSALLVAGTALAAGWLAFRERMRPAVMALVLTAVTSFQVVFEGVLPGLDYLFVSRQAAELVAERPHRGAVVVAGYAEPSLVFYLGTDTVLTSGEAAAQHLTNGPAALTLVSDREEEKFYAAAARIGVKPVVVGVVKGFNYSRGKKVTLTAYAVEGSVP; via the coding sequence GTGGAACGACTGACCGGCGGTATCCGCCCCTATCTCCTGCTGTCGCTGTTGTCTGTGTTCCTCTATCTGCCGGGTCTGGTGGCGCTGCCGCCCATGGACCGCGACGAATCCCGCTTCATCCAGGCCACCCGCCAGATGCTGGAGACCGGCGATTACGTCCGCATCCAGTTCCAGCAGGAGATGCGCGCCAAGAAGCCGGTGGGGGCCTATTGGCTGCAGGCCGCCTCGGTCAGCCTGTTCTCGGACAAGGCCAGCAAGGCGGTGTGGCCCTATCGCCTGCCGTCCGCCCTGTCGGCCTGGGCGGCGGTGCTGATGACCTTCGCCTTCGGGCAATACCTGTTCGGCCGCCAGGTGGCGCTGCTGGGCGCCGCCCTGCTGGCCTCGTCGCTGATTTTGGTGTCCGAGGCCCATCAGGCCAAGACCGACGCCATCATGCTGGCGACGGCCGTGGCGGCGCAAGGAGCCCTGGCCCGCATCTATCTCGGCGCCAGGGGCACCGCGGCGGTGCCCGGGCCACTGGTGGCGCTGGTGTTCTGGGTGGCCATCGGCGCCTCGATCCTGATCAAGGGGCCGGTGATTCCGGCCATCTCCATCCTGACCATCCTGGCGCTGGGCTTCGCCGACAAGCAATGGGCCTGGCTGGTGGGGCTTCGCCCCTTCACCGGGCTGATCGTCGCTTCCTCCATCGCCGCGCCCTGGTTCGTGGCCATCTCCAACGCCACCGGCGGCGCCTTCGTCGGCGAGGCGGTCAAGGGCGACCTGCTGCCCAAGCTGCTGGGCGCCCAGGAAAGCCACGGCGGCTGGCCCGGCACCTATCTCGCTTTGGCGGCGGTGATCCTGTGGCCGGGCTCGCTGTTGCTGTGGCCCTCGCTCACGGCGGCGTGGAAGGTGCGCCTGCGCCCCGAGATCCGCTTCTGCCTGGCCTGGATCATTCCCGCCTGGGTGATGTTCGAGATCGTGCCCACCAAGCTGCCCCATTACGTGCTGCCCACCTTCCCCGCTTTGGCGCTGCTGATGGCCGTCGCCGTGGTGGGACGCGCCCCCGATCTGCTTTCCCGGCCGGCGAAGGTCTGGTACGGAATCTGGTGCCTGATCGGGCTGGTGCTGGCGGCGGCCGTGGTGGTCGCGCCGCAGCAATTCGCCATTTCCTTCCCGGTGATGAGCATTCCGTCGGCCCTGCTGGTGGCCGGCACGGCGCTGGCCGCCGGCTGGCTGGCCTTCAGGGAGCGGATGCGCCCGGCGGTGATGGCCCTGGTGCTCACCGCGGTGACCAGCTTCCAGGTGGTGTTCGAAGGGGTGCTGCCCGGCCTCGACTATCTGTTCGTCAGCCGCCAGGCCGCCGAACTGGTGGCCGAGCGCCCCCATCGCGGCGCGGTGGTGGTGGCCGGCTATGCCGAGCCCAGCCTGGTGTTCTATCTCGGCACCGACACGGTGCTGACCAGCGGCGAGGCCGCCGCCCAGCACCTGACCAACGGCCCGGCGGCGCTCACCCTGGTGTCCGACCGCGAGGAGGAGAAGTTCTATGCCGCCGCCGCCCGCATCGGCGTCAAGCCGGTGGTGGTGGGCGTGGTCAAGGGCTTCAACTATTCCCGCGGCAAGAAGGTGACGCTCACCGCCTATGCCGTGGAGGGAAGCGTGCCATGA
- a CDS encoding glycosyltransferase family 1 protein — MRILVVTDAWLPQVNGVVRTLDTLRRELERDGHEVVMVTPEKFRTVACPTYPEIRLALKPGAKLGAMIEAAQPCAIHVATEGPLGWAARRWCRRKGVPFTTAYHTKFPEYIKARFGVPLPLSYAVMRRFHNSSSRVMVATQGIENELAARGFKNIGRWSRGVDTELFRPRPEARGEDGPFAHLARPVFLYVGRVAVEKNIEAFLSLDLPGSKAVVGDGPQMDEMKRRFPEVHFAGARMAEDLARHYAAADVFVFPSRTDTFGLVLLEALASGLPVAAYPVPGPNDVIGDSPAGVLDEDLENAAQRAMSIDPALCRAHALTFSWEACTRQFLDNLRPFETGVWRAAAE, encoded by the coding sequence ATGCGCATACTCGTCGTCACGGATGCCTGGCTCCCTCAGGTCAACGGCGTCGTCCGAACCCTCGACACCCTAAGGCGCGAGCTGGAGCGCGACGGCCACGAGGTGGTGATGGTCACCCCCGAGAAGTTCCGCACCGTGGCCTGCCCCACATATCCCGAGATCCGTCTGGCCCTGAAGCCCGGAGCCAAGCTGGGCGCCATGATCGAGGCGGCGCAGCCCTGCGCCATCCATGTCGCCACCGAAGGGCCGCTGGGCTGGGCGGCCCGGCGCTGGTGCCGCAGGAAGGGCGTCCCCTTCACCACCGCCTACCACACCAAGTTTCCCGAATACATCAAGGCCCGCTTCGGCGTGCCGCTGCCGCTTTCCTACGCGGTGATGCGCCGGTTCCACAATTCCTCGTCCCGCGTCATGGTGGCGACCCAGGGCATCGAGAACGAACTGGCGGCGCGCGGCTTCAAGAATATCGGCCGCTGGTCGCGGGGCGTCGATACCGAGCTGTTCCGCCCCCGCCCCGAAGCCCGGGGCGAGGACGGCCCCTTCGCCCATCTGGCGCGGCCCGTCTTCCTCTATGTCGGGCGGGTGGCGGTGGAGAAGAACATCGAGGCGTTCCTTTCCCTCGACCTGCCCGGCTCCAAGGCGGTGGTGGGTGACGGGCCGCAGATGGACGAGATGAAGCGCCGCTTTCCCGAGGTTCATTTCGCAGGCGCGCGGATGGCCGAGGACCTGGCCCGCCACTACGCCGCCGCCGACGTTTTCGTCTTTCCCAGCCGCACCGACACCTTCGGGCTGGTGCTGCTGGAAGCCCTGGCCTCGGGCCTGCCGGTGGCGGCCTATCCGGTGCCCGGCCCCAACGACGTGATCGGCGATTCACCCGCCGGCGTGCTGGACGAGGACCTGGAGAACGCGGCCCAAAGGGCCATGTCCATCGACCCCGCCCTGTGCCGCGCCCATGCCCTGACCTTCTCGTGGGAGGCCTGCACCCGGCAGTTCCTCGACAACCTGCGGCCCTTCGAGACCGGAGTGTGGCGGGCGGCGGCGGAATAG
- a CDS encoding UDP-2,3-diacylglucosamine diphosphatase yields MNASLDSKRRYRTIWISDIHLGTRGCKADDLLDFLKSTESETLYLVGDIIDGWRLRRSWYWPQSHNDVVQKLLRKARKGTRVVFVPGNHDEFARDYHGLLFGDISVATTILHETADGRRLLVLHGDAFDGVVKHAKWLAHLGDSAYTLALALNHWLNVARRALGFPYWSLSAYLKHKVKNAVQYIASFEDAMADEARRHGADGVVCGHIHHAEKRDVNGILYCNDGDWVESCTALAEGFDGALEIIRWLEVEGNTCAYSSSRMPGSLRSTASSEPSTP; encoded by the coding sequence ATGAACGCCAGTCTCGACAGCAAGAGGCGTTACAGGACCATCTGGATTTCCGACATTCATCTGGGCACCCGCGGCTGCAAGGCCGACGACCTGCTGGACTTCCTGAAAAGCACCGAGAGCGAGACGCTCTATCTGGTCGGCGACATCATCGACGGCTGGCGGCTGCGGCGTTCGTGGTACTGGCCGCAAAGCCACAACGACGTGGTGCAAAAGCTGCTGCGCAAGGCGCGCAAGGGCACCCGCGTGGTGTTCGTGCCCGGCAACCACGACGAATTCGCCCGCGACTATCACGGCCTGCTGTTCGGCGACATCTCGGTCGCCACCACCATCCTGCACGAGACCGCCGACGGCAGGCGGCTGCTGGTGCTGCACGGCGACGCCTTCGACGGGGTGGTCAAGCACGCCAAGTGGCTGGCCCATCTGGGCGATTCCGCCTACACCCTGGCGCTGGCTCTGAACCACTGGCTGAACGTGGCGCGGCGCGCGCTGGGCTTTCCCTACTGGTCGCTGTCGGCCTACCTGAAGCACAAGGTCAAGAACGCGGTGCAGTACATCGCCAGCTTCGAGGACGCCATGGCCGACGAGGCGCGCCGCCATGGCGCCGACGGCGTGGTGTGCGGCCACATCCACCACGCCGAGAAGCGCGACGTCAACGGCATCCTCTACTGCAACGACGGCGACTGGGTCGAAAGCTGCACCGCGCTGGCGGAAGGCTTCGACGGCGCCCTGGAAATCATCCGCTGGCTGGAGGTCGAGGGAAACACATGCGCATACTCGTCGTCACGGATGCCTGGCTCCCTCAGGTCAACGGCGTCGTCCGAACCCTCGACACCCTAA
- a CDS encoding diacylglycerol kinase family protein gives MTVDQSASLVVPETQSAVAPRRVLVIHNPTAGRRRRRQLELVVSALEALGGRVARRETARRGDAEDFAALASPDEFDAVIAAGGDGTVNEVLNGLGAGPGGLALGVIPLGTANVLACEIGLDPDDVEQVARTVAFGVARRIHVGQANRRRFLLMAGAGLDAHVVAGVSTVLKRRAGKLAYVVESLRQAVGYDFPKLTIRADGVEYEARMVVACKGRFYGGPFIAAPDADLAAPKLELCILPNPGMAGMLRYGLALPLGKLPGLPEVRVVSARNILITGPRGAPVQGDGDIVARLPAEISIADQTVDLICP, from the coding sequence ATGACCGTCGATCAATCCGCCAGCCTGGTCGTTCCCGAGACGCAATCCGCCGTGGCGCCGCGCCGGGTGCTGGTGATTCACAATCCCACCGCCGGCCGCCGCCGCCGCCGCCAACTGGAACTGGTGGTGAGCGCTCTCGAGGCCTTGGGCGGGCGGGTGGCGCGGCGCGAGACGGCGCGGCGCGGCGACGCCGAGGATTTCGCCGCCCTGGCCAGCCCGGACGAGTTCGACGCGGTGATCGCGGCGGGCGGCGACGGCACTGTCAACGAGGTCCTGAACGGCCTGGGGGCGGGGCCGGGCGGTCTGGCGCTTGGCGTGATTCCGTTGGGCACCGCCAATGTGCTGGCCTGCGAGATCGGGCTCGACCCCGACGACGTGGAGCAGGTGGCGCGCACCGTGGCCTTCGGCGTCGCCCGGCGCATCCATGTGGGCCAGGCCAACCGGCGGCGTTTCCTGCTGATGGCCGGCGCCGGCCTCGACGCCCATGTGGTGGCGGGGGTGAGCACCGTCTTGAAGCGCCGGGCGGGCAAGCTGGCCTATGTGGTGGAAAGCCTGCGCCAGGCGGTGGGCTACGATTTCCCCAAGCTGACCATCCGCGCCGATGGGGTGGAATACGAGGCCCGCATGGTGGTGGCCTGCAAGGGCCGCTTCTACGGCGGGCCGTTCATCGCCGCCCCCGACGCCGATCTGGCCGCCCCCAAGCTGGAATTGTGCATCCTGCCCAATCCGGGCATGGCGGGCATGCTGCGCTACGGGCTGGCCCTGCCGCTGGGCAAGCTGCCCGGCCTGCCCGAGGTCCGGGTGGTGTCGGCCCGCAACATCCTGATCACCGGTCCGCGCGGCGCGCCGGTCCAGGGCGACGGCGACATCGTCGCCCGCCTGCCCGCCGAAATCTCCATCGCCGACCAGACGGTGGACCTGATCTGTCCCTGA
- a CDS encoding SagB/ThcOx family dehydrogenase, producing MEEPLDRIAAYHARTKHSSRRYARGPGFLDWETQPDPFRAFAGARCVGLPLRLDAETPPFGRLEGHDPAPLDAQGLGLFLELALGLSAWKEVGEARWALRNNPSSGNLHPTEGWVILPPLDGIGAGPGLYHYAPFHHGLEERCRLDRLPADLPDGAFLFALSSIPWRESWKYGERAFRYCQHDCGHALAAAAYAAACLGWHIRVLTAPGDEQLAALLGLDRPDSCARFEPEHPDLIAVVSPAPLPEPALPPVTGEWVGEANTLSPDHVVWEVIGQALALTEKPSTAPVLPPPSIAIPPLAASLEPAAAIIRRRRSAQAMDGVTGMGRDAFLRLLGATLPDQDKVPWRSWPWPARVGLMLFVHRVEGLSPGLYALVRDGQALDRLRADCNPRFAWERAAAEVPLYNLAEGDLTWDATQVSCAQDIAGRGAFSLGMLADFDRTLAEDGEWAYRRLFWEAGLIGQVLYLEATAAGLSGTGIGCYHDDEVHDLLGLPPGGGPWQSLYHFTVGGAVEDGRIATRPAYGHLSPAGSPS from the coding sequence ATGGAAGAACCTTTAGACCGCATCGCCGCCTACCATGCGCGCACCAAGCATTCCAGCCGGCGCTACGCCCGCGGCCCCGGCTTCCTCGACTGGGAGACCCAGCCCGACCCCTTCCGCGCCTTCGCAGGCGCAAGGTGCGTGGGCCTGCCGCTCCGCCTCGATGCCGAAACGCCGCCCTTCGGCCGGCTGGAGGGGCATGACCCCGCGCCGCTGGACGCCCAAGGGCTGGGGCTGTTCCTGGAACTGGCGCTGGGACTGTCGGCCTGGAAGGAAGTGGGAGAGGCCCGCTGGGCGCTGCGCAATAATCCCAGCAGCGGCAACCTGCATCCCACCGAGGGGTGGGTGATCCTGCCTCCCCTGGATGGTATCGGCGCCGGGCCGGGGCTTTATCACTACGCCCCGTTCCATCATGGGCTGGAGGAGCGTTGCCGCCTGGATCGCCTGCCCGCCGATCTGCCGGATGGCGCCTTCCTGTTCGCCCTGTCCTCCATTCCCTGGCGGGAATCGTGGAAGTACGGCGAGCGCGCCTTCCGCTACTGCCAGCACGATTGCGGCCACGCCTTGGCCGCCGCCGCCTATGCCGCCGCCTGCCTGGGCTGGCACATCCGCGTGCTCACCGCGCCCGGCGATGAGCAATTGGCGGCCCTGTTGGGTCTGGACCGCCCGGACTCCTGCGCCCGCTTCGAGCCCGAACATCCCGATTTGATCGCCGTGGTCTCGCCCGCTCCGCTGCCCGAACCCGCGCTTCCACCAGTGACGGGGGAATGGGTCGGCGAGGCCAATACCCTTTCCCCCGACCATGTGGTGTGGGAGGTGATCGGCCAGGCCTTGGCGCTTACCGAGAAGCCATCCACCGCGCCCGTTCTCCCGCCGCCCTCGATCGCCATTCCGCCTTTGGCCGCCAGCCTGGAACCCGCCGCCGCGATCATCCGGCGGCGACGCAGCGCCCAGGCCATGGACGGCGTGACCGGCATGGGCCGCGACGCCTTTCTCCGTCTGCTGGGCGCCACCCTGCCCGACCAGGACAAGGTGCCGTGGCGGTCCTGGCCGTGGCCGGCCCGGGTGGGCCTGATGCTGTTCGTCCATCGGGTGGAGGGCTTGAGCCCCGGCCTCTACGCCCTGGTGCGCGACGGGCAAGCGCTGGACCGGTTGCGGGCCGACTGCAATCCCCGATTCGCCTGGGAGCGGGCGGCGGCCGAGGTGCCGCTCTATAATCTGGCCGAGGGCGATCTCACCTGGGACGCCACCCAGGTGTCGTGCGCCCAGGATATCGCCGGGCGCGGCGCCTTCTCGCTGGGCATGCTGGCTGATTTCGACCGCACCCTGGCCGAGGACGGCGAATGGGCCTATCGCCGCCTGTTCTGGGAGGCGGGCCTGATCGGCCAGGTGCTCTACCTGGAAGCCACCGCGGCCGGACTGTCGGGCACCGGCATCGGCTGCTACCACGACGACGAGGTCCACGACCTGCTCGGCCTTCCCCCCGGCGGCGGTCCCTGGCAGTCGCTCTACCACTTCACGGTGGGCGGCGCGGTGGAGGATGGGCGCATCGCCACCCGTCCGGCCTATGGCCATCTCAGTCCGGCTGGTTCTCCGTCCTGA
- a CDS encoding peptide chain release factor 3 has protein sequence MSTLDQAIALRRTFAIISHPDAGKTTLTEKLLMFGGAIQMAGAVRARGEQRRTRSDWMAIEKERGISVSASVMSFEYSGLSFNLLDTPGHEDFSEDTYRTLTAVDSAVMVLDAAKGIETQTLKLFEVCRLRDVPIITFVNKVDREGRETFDLLHEVEKTLALDVCPVTWPIGMGRDLKGVYDLVNDRVIMFDPGRGDHIAEIAVDASLDSPKLDEVLGVAAAERLREEVELVRGGYPEFDLESFRAGHLTPVFFGSALKTFGVAELLKGIGQLAPSPIARPTDKRVVEPGEAKVSGFVFKVQANMDPNHRDRIAFFRICSGRFKRGMKVKHVRSGKVMALVNPVFFLARDRELAEEAFPGDIMGIPNHGQLRIGDTLSESEDFNFLGIPTFAPEVLQRVRLDDPMKAKQLKKALEDLAEEGVSQVFKPLDGSTWIVGVVGPLQFDVLTTRIQSEYGIKAGFEDGGFVTARWIACDDEAELKRFMNSNKTNMAEDRDGALVYLARNSWQLGRAQQDFEKIRFTATREQH, from the coding sequence ATGAGCACTCTCGATCAAGCCATCGCGCTGCGGCGTACCTTCGCCATCATCTCCCACCCCGACGCGGGCAAGACCACGCTGACGGAAAAGCTGCTGATGTTCGGCGGCGCCATTCAGATGGCGGGCGCGGTGCGCGCCCGCGGCGAACAGCGCCGCACCCGGTCGGACTGGATGGCCATCGAGAAGGAGCGCGGCATCTCGGTGTCGGCCTCGGTGATGAGCTTCGAGTATTCGGGCCTGTCCTTCAACCTGCTGGACACCCCCGGCCACGAGGACTTTTCCGAGGACACCTACCGCACGCTGACCGCCGTGGACTCGGCCGTCATGGTGCTGGACGCCGCCAAGGGCATCGAGACCCAGACCTTGAAGCTGTTCGAGGTGTGCCGCTTGCGCGACGTGCCGATCATCACCTTCGTCAACAAGGTCGACCGCGAGGGCCGCGAGACCTTCGACCTGCTGCACGAGGTGGAGAAGACCCTGGCGCTGGACGTCTGCCCCGTGACCTGGCCCATCGGCATGGGCCGGGACCTGAAGGGCGTCTACGACCTGGTCAACGACCGCGTCATCATGTTCGATCCGGGGCGCGGCGACCATATCGCCGAGATCGCCGTGGATGCCTCGCTCGATTCCCCTAAGCTGGACGAGGTGCTGGGCGTCGCCGCCGCCGAGCGCCTGCGCGAAGAGGTGGAGCTGGTGCGCGGCGGCTATCCCGAATTCGACCTGGAATCCTTCCGCGCCGGGCATCTGACCCCGGTGTTCTTCGGCAGCGCCTTGAAGACCTTCGGCGTGGCCGAGCTCTTGAAGGGCATCGGCCAGCTGGCGCCGTCGCCCATTGCGCGGCCCACCGACAAGCGGGTGGTGGAGCCGGGTGAGGCCAAGGTCAGCGGCTTCGTCTTCAAGGTCCAGGCCAACATGGACCCCAACCACCGCGACCGCATCGCCTTCTTCCGCATCTGCTCGGGCCGCTTCAAGCGCGGCATGAAGGTCAAGCACGTGCGTTCGGGCAAGGTGATGGCCCTGGTCAATCCGGTGTTCTTCCTGGCCCGCGACCGCGAGCTGGCGGAAGAGGCCTTCCCCGGCGACATCATGGGCATTCCCAATCACGGCCAGCTGCGCATCGGCGACACGCTGAGCGAGTCCGAGGATTTCAACTTCCTCGGCATTCCCACCTTCGCGCCGGAAGTGCTGCAGCGCGTGCGCCTCGACGATCCCATGAAGGCCAAGCAACTGAAGAAGGCCCTGGAGGACCTGGCCGAGGAGGGCGTCTCCCAGGTGTTCAAGCCCTTGGACGGCTCCACCTGGATCGTCGGCGTGGTGGGACCGCTGCAGTTCGACGTGCTGACCACCCGCATCCAGTCGGAATACGGCATCAAGGCCGGGTTCGAGGATGGCGGCTTCGTCACGGCCCGCTGGATCGCCTGCGATGACGAGGCGGAGCTCAAGCGCTTCATGAATTCCAACAAGACCAACATGGCCGAGGACCGTGACGGCGCCCTGGTGTACCTCGCCCGCAATTCCTGGCAGCTGGGCCGCGCCCAGCAGGATTTCGAGAAGATCCGCTTCACCGCCACGCGCGAGCAGCACTGA
- a CDS encoding CDGSH iron-sulfur domain-containing protein codes for MLEPTIAQKEPYEVELEAGKTYHWCACGLSKKQPFCDGSHKGTGFVPKAFTAPTSGTAWLCGCKHTKDAPYCDGTHETL; via the coding sequence ATGCTCGAGCCCACCATCGCCCAGAAGGAGCCTTACGAGGTCGAGCTGGAAGCCGGCAAGACCTATCACTGGTGCGCCTGCGGCCTGAGCAAGAAGCAGCCCTTCTGCGACGGCTCGCACAAGGGGACGGGCTTCGTCCCCAAGGCTTTCACCGCCCCCACCTCCGGCACCGCCTGGCTGTGCGGCTGCAAGCACACCAAGGACGCCCCTTATTGCGACGGGACGCACGAGACGCTGTGA
- a CDS encoding class I SAM-dependent methyltransferase has product MNGDLSYPAMWTDVVDLRDFYGDSLGQSAQRLIRRQLRALWPDVSGQRVLGLGFATPYLRIFLADAERVIAAMPASQGVLPWPPEGPGLTALVDETDLPLPDRSIDRLLMVHALEATEQVRAMMREAWRVLADGGRLVVVAPNRRGIWARLERTPFGNGRPYTMGQLNRLLRDNMFTPINSASALFLPPTTSRMLLRSAPAVERIGQRWFETFGGVIIVEAAKQIYAGSAVREAKGKRRSYLPVAEGFSRVME; this is encoded by the coding sequence ATGAACGGAGACTTGTCCTATCCCGCCATGTGGACCGACGTGGTCGACCTGCGCGACTTCTACGGCGACAGCCTGGGCCAGAGCGCCCAGCGGCTGATCCGCCGCCAATTGCGCGCGCTGTGGCCCGACGTCAGCGGCCAGCGGGTGCTGGGCCTGGGCTTCGCCACCCCTTACCTGCGCATCTTCCTGGCCGATGCCGAGCGGGTGATCGCCGCCATGCCGGCCAGCCAGGGGGTGCTGCCCTGGCCCCCCGAAGGCCCCGGCCTGACCGCCCTGGTGGACGAGACCGACCTGCCGCTGCCCGACCGCTCCATCGACCGGCTGCTGATGGTCCACGCCCTGGAAGCCACCGAACAGGTGCGCGCCATGATGCGCGAGGCCTGGCGGGTGCTGGCCGACGGCGGGCGGCTGGTGGTGGTGGCACCCAACCGGCGCGGCATCTGGGCGCGTCTCGAGCGCACCCCCTTCGGCAACGGGCGGCCCTATACCATGGGCCAGCTGAACCGCCTGCTGCGCGACAACATGTTCACCCCCATCAACAGCGCCTCGGCCCTGTTCCTGCCGCCCACCACGTCGCGCATGCTGCTGCGCTCGGCGCCTGCGGTGGAGCGCATCGGCCAGCGCTGGTTCGAGACCTTCGGCGGCGTGATCATCGTCGAGGCCGCCAAGCAGATCTATGCCGGTTCGGCGGTGCGCGAAGCCAAGGGCAAGCGCCGCTCCTACCTGCCGGTGGCCGAAGGCTTCTCGCGGGTGATGGAATAG
- the gloB gene encoding hydroxyacylglutathione hydrolase gives MAKIVVEQIPVLADNYVYLVHEPVGNVTAAVDPAVPEPVLERLAERGWTLTHILNTHHHGDHTGANLELARRTGCAIVGAARDSERIPGITAEVSEGETFMLGHAAVTVLEVPGHTSGHIAFWFADSHALFCGDTLFSLGCGRLFEGSAEEMWASLKKLRDLPPDTMAYPAHEYTAGNGRFAKLVERDNQALKARLDEVERLRAGNRPTVPVRLSDERAANPFLRADTPSVAKAVGMEPGTDPVRVFAELRRRKDVF, from the coding sequence ATGGCCAAGATCGTCGTCGAGCAGATTCCCGTGCTCGCGGACAACTACGTCTATCTGGTCCACGAGCCGGTGGGCAACGTCACCGCCGCCGTCGACCCGGCGGTGCCCGAGCCGGTGCTGGAACGCCTGGCCGAGCGCGGCTGGACGCTCACCCACATCCTCAACACCCACCATCACGGCGACCATACCGGGGCCAACCTGGAGCTGGCGCGGCGAACGGGGTGCGCCATCGTCGGCGCCGCCCGGGATTCCGAACGCATTCCCGGCATCACCGCCGAGGTGTCCGAAGGTGAGACCTTCATGCTGGGCCATGCCGCCGTCACCGTGCTGGAGGTGCCGGGCCACACCTCGGGGCACATTGCGTTCTGGTTCGCCGACAGCCATGCGCTGTTTTGCGGCGACACCCTGTTCTCGCTGGGCTGCGGCCGGCTGTTCGAGGGGTCTGCGGAGGAGATGTGGGCCAGCTTGAAGAAACTGCGCGACCTGCCGCCCGACACCATGGCCTATCCCGCCCACGAATACACCGCCGGGAACGGTCGCTTCGCGAAGTTGGTCGAGCGCGACAACCAGGCCTTGAAGGCCCGCCTCGACGAGGTGGAGCGCCTGCGGGCGGGCAACCGGCCCACCGTGCCGGTCCGCCTCTCCGACGAGCGCGCCGCCAATCCCTTCCTCAGGGCCGATACGCCGTCCGTCGCCAAGGCGGTCGGCATGGAGCCGGGCACCGATCCGGTTCGCGTCTTCGCCGAGCTGCGGCGGCGCAAGGACGTGTTCTGA
- a CDS encoding response regulator: MPGARVLFVDDEPHVLDGIRRSMWSFAAEWEALFATGAVQALDILAKQDVHVVVTDIAMPVMDGKALIAEMYETYPNVVVLVLSGHWTSAVSRQQVGPAVRFLGKPVPADRLVAAIRAALSEVILTGLSTPAAKPNQALPAHHNSNAPNWLDMVEDG; the protein is encoded by the coding sequence ATGCCCGGGGCCCGTGTCCTTTTTGTCGACGATGAACCTCATGTTCTCGACGGCATCCGGCGTTCCATGTGGAGCTTCGCCGCAGAGTGGGAAGCCCTGTTCGCCACCGGTGCGGTGCAGGCCCTCGACATCCTGGCGAAGCAGGACGTCCACGTGGTGGTCACCGACATCGCCATGCCGGTCATGGACGGCAAGGCGCTGATTGCCGAGATGTATGAGACTTATCCCAACGTGGTGGTGCTGGTGCTGTCCGGACACTGGACGTCGGCGGTGTCACGCCAGCAGGTTGGGCCCGCCGTGCGTTTCCTGGGCAAGCCCGTTCCGGCGGACCGGCTGGTGGCGGCCATTCGCGCCGCCCTGAGCGAGGTCATCCTGACCGGCCTGAGCACGCCGGCCGCCAAGCCGAACCAGGCCTTGCCGGCTCACCACAACAGCAACGCCCCCAACTGGCTGGATATGGTCGAGGACGGCTGA